From Oryzias latipes chromosome 3, ASM223467v1:
GAGCTGTTAGACTGATTAAGCATTTCCAGGCTCTTTTCACAGAATCAGAGCTAAAATGACTGTGAACACTCTCCAAAGCATATCTCATTAGCAGGTGCTTTCCTTAAGAAGAGCAAACAAAGAAGGTTGAGCTGGACCggaaataaatgataaatgtaGCACTATCCATAAAACAAATGCGTTTTGCTCTTAATCTAGCCTTTTGATGAATCAAGACTTAAATTAATTTATCTAAAAGATTCATAAAAGGTGGGATGAAACATAGGGCCTTTCTGAAAATCTCTGCTGAGAGTTTCACCTTTTGACATCTCTAtcatgtaaataaatacaataaatataaacataaatttTGAAGCTGTGAACATCCAAAATGACCTCTGTGAAATGTGTGCcatcagttaaaataaatactttcaTAGAGCTGCCTTGAGTCACGCAGTTCCTTTTTAGTTTTATCTAGAAAGCAAAGTTCCTAATCTCTCTATCAAGTCCATCACCAAATGCTATCAGCTCTCTCTGGAAACAGAGAGTGAATTCGGTAATTAGGAGACATCGTATCATCCATACAGTACAGTCTAGGAACACTTATCAAAGAAGGGCTCATTATTTCATATCAGATAATTGCACATCGATCATTTCTTGGGGAAATGATTTAGATGAGATGCAGTGTGTGCGATAAGGTCTGTTTGTTAGATTAGCCCATTGAGGGGGTGTTAAGAGCTCAGATTCAAATGTCTGTGATCTCCTGACGTATTGGTGGTGATAAGGTTGTCAGCAGCGAACCGGTGATGACATTTGATAATACCCAGACACTATCGCAAAGATGGATCTGATGGTTGCCTCACTAGAGGCCATGTCTACATCTGCTGCAGCAAAGCTATAGGGCCAAAACACACAAGGTTAGCTGCATTTGATCCATCATCAAGCAGCTGAGATAAGTTGATGGGAGGGATATTGGAGAAGGTGAGTCCTCATTTTGAGAGTTAAAAACCAAAGGATTAGCAACCTAAATTTTGACTAAAGGGTTAAATGAAGGTTTTTGAAGAGTTGAGATGCAAATTTATGGCCTTACCTTTGTCGTTATGATAACTATAATTGTAAACAGCCACTGGCGAATTAGAGATCAGGTTCTCATCATGGTGCCATCCAACTGCCATTTTCCCCATGCCGTAGTATGGCTCCTCTTTGAGATGGCTCGTCTTTGCTGGGTCCATGTAGTTCAGTAAGGTGACATTAAACTTGGCTGGACCAGTGCACACCTGCGGGGGAGTCAACTGAGAACAGCCCTGCCCACTTACAGGATCCTCTACATCCTGAATGTGGTAATCTGAAAGGCTGTGCTTGAGCTGCGCCACAGGCCTCTCCTGAGCCTCGATTTCCACACGTTTCATTTCTTTCCCACTGATAGGTTCATCTGCCCAACTGGGGCATTTTCCTTCTCTGTGTTCTGAAACTGGTGCAGTGCTGGTTTCACTTTGTTTGACTTTTGAGCTCTCTCCCTCCTCACTGCCAGGTTTGAGCTCTGCCTCCCAATCTCCTTGTTTTGAAACAGAGCAGCCTTCATCGCTGTGCTTTGACTCAATGTCCCACTCCTCGCTGTGCTTGGACTCTGTGTCCCCCTCCTCACTCTGCCTGGACTCAGAGTCCCCTCCATCACTGTTCTTGGAGTCTTCACTGTGTTTAGACTCTGTGTCTATCTCTTCACCCAGTTTCGCCTCTGCCTTCACGCATTGTGTTAGCTTGTCACCTTCTTTTAGTTGGGACACATCTGAGCAGAAAAAGTTGTTAAGCTCCCATAATGCTTTGCAGGCAGCTCTTAAATCAGGGTCACAACAGTTGTGTCCTTTGACCTCGCTGTCCTCACTGTGCCAAGGGAGAGCAAATAACCGGGTCTCCAGGTAACGGTAGGTGTGTCCCGGCTCTCCAAACAACGCTCTCGACACGGCGGTGAACACATCGCGCTCACGGACACGGACCAGATCCTTCAGGAGGCAGCCTTTCCTTCTGAGGGTGAGAAGAGCAGCTTGCACCCGGCAGTGGAGCTCAGTAGGCAATGAGCATGATCTCCGGAACACCAGGCCGGAATAACTGGAATCCCACTGGGAAACATAGTACACTCATGTCCAAACATCATACAAgaaaccccccctccccaaaaaaacatcattattaaccctttaacatccaAGATGTTGCTAAataacacctaaataacacacgctctttgacatattgTAACTCTGACCATTTACGGGATCAACGTGAATCTGCTGATTCTGACGCGGAGAAAACTGGCTTTTCGTATTGGCTTTCCACTGTTATGCAATACTTAACGAACatgaagtgttgcataacagcgCACAGTCACTTTTCCCCCTTATACAATCAGCTTATTCGTCTTGATTGTTTAAGCACTTCACTGATGAGCAGTGTTGTATATCAGCATAACGTTGTCTTTCTCCCCTTCAAAATCCACTAGAATTGAAATAATTGCATCAACGGTTGAAGGGGCACAGTAGTTAAAGGGTTGGGGATGCACCCAATATTCGGCAACAGAATTTATTTGGCCGAATATTGCTAAAAAACAATGTTCGGCTTCAGTGGGAATGAGGCAGTATGGTGGCGCGTGGAGCAATGACGCAATCAACGTGCATCTGCAATCTAAAGCCTACTTCAAAATGTCAGCTGAGTGGaaataattcaaagtgcttGACAGCAATCGAAGATTGCAGTTTGCACCGGCTGTTAAACGAAATTGTCCCAAGGAGGTTCCTCGGTCAAAACCTTAACCACATCTGCGTTAATTGAGCATTTCAAAGCTAAACACCTGGAAGAGTATGAGGAATGCAAGAAAGATACGTCTGCGTGGGCTAAAAAAGAAGGCTAGCAGTGTTAGCAGCACTCCTTCCACGTCCAACgtgtttgaaaaaaggaaagaatttGCAAGGAATCGATGTTTGTGAAGGCATAGCTTTATATAAATGAAATGCACTAGCATACTTACTGGAATGGCTTGaaagataaaatagaaaataaacattagttttatttggaaaagttgtgtaaaatttatcCTAGGCCACTACTgcgatatttaaaaaataccaaaaaactcaaaatccTCATTTGATATTCGGTCACTATTCAGTATTCAACCAAgtgttttcattattattaagCTTCGGCCAAAACGTTTCACTTGGCTGTATCCTTAAGtataagtaaaagaaaaacttgaattATTTCAAGAAAACAGATGTAGCTTTACATAGATGTAAAACTGACTCACCAGTTGTTGAAAGCCTCGACTTGAAGGCCCCAGATAGGGGATTTTGTGGTCTCCCAACTCCCTTAATAGCCTACGCCTCTGTGAAAACACAGCACATGGAAATAGATTAAGAAGCAGAAAAGGTTTTGTCACCTGATTGAAGGGTCTATTTATCCTGAacctttaaaacacaaataaacttcatagaagaaaacatttaaaagaatttgtcagtcaaaaaaaaaaaagggaaaagacaGACTCCAATTAAAGTCCATGGAGTTAGCTTGAGCTTTGTTCACATAAAGGCCATGAtacagaggtagagcggtcaacctctgatcggaagacaGCAGGTTGGGTTCAAACCCTGGCAGCCCATGTGTCAAagagtccttgggcaagacactgaaccccacattgctcctggtagTTATAAGTTGGTGCCATTGTtggctgccatcagtgtgtaaatgtgtgtgtaggCAAGTGAATGataatgtgactgtaaagctttTCAACAAAGGTTGTGACCTTTTGGTagtgtccaccctgagactggaaggtcgtgagttcaaatccacaaccgagtcataccaaagactacCCAAATGGAACCCAATGCCTTGCTCAGTACTAAAGGGTTCAGACTGAGGGGTTaatgacagctaatgggactttaaagcactatacaagtatCCAACACTTACCTTCTTGTCTTTATAACACAGTCCATTGAACACCATAGGCTAAATTGTTTAACAATGTCTCATATTTTGATCATTTATATTAACCTTTTAAAAgtatcaaaatgtctttcattTCTCCGCACATcatcattgaaataaatatgaaacCCCACGTAGAAAACTTGAGCTCTGTGATCTGCATAGATACACATTAATTTTCACAAACTTTCTTGTTTCAGCATGAGGAACGTAAAGTGTCCCCGAAACGCCTGTGTCTTTCTTTCATTCTTAGAGTTTTGGATAGATGGCTCCAGCATCAACAAGCTGAGCAGTTGTAACATTTTACGATGAAAAAGCAGTGTGTATATTTTCGTGACGTTTATAACATGCATCCTCACATTCTTCCTGGCTAATAATTGCCAAAGAGCTCTTATGGCGCGCTGCAGGGAATATGGAAGTCGGCTTTGCCAAAATATGTTCTGACTCTTAGAGTTCAACAAAACCTCCTGCTCATAAAACATTACACTCCAGTTATAAAAGGCTGTGCGTCCTGACTTAAACAGAGGATGGATCAAAAAGATGGCAAGCAGTGAAAGCATTTGCATTAAAGACAggaatgaggaagaaaaaaaacaacaggtctGTATCAGAGAAGGTAGAAGTAAGAGGGTGTCTGGTTTGAGGCAGTTTTTCCTTCAGGGCTCACTCTTTACCTTAGGCTAAACAACCCAACACCTGCTGAAAGTTTTCTGAAAGAATGCAGAAGAGTGTAAAGGCCCTTCCAAGTTATTCTGGAACAAACACAACCAGACAGTTGGAACCTGGAAAACATAACAACATAAACTATTCATGGTCAGACTGCAGTCAAAGGCAGTGGGAGAAAATTGACAAGCTGACATATCCACTGGTGTCAAAATCTGGCAGGAGCTGGAGATATGGAGGTAAAGTCTGCTCTAGCAacacatctgtgtgtgtttttttacagcaaaatcTACTGTGTATGCAGACTttccaagtttttttgtttgtttgtttttttactatgaAAATTTGCAAATAGGTAATGCCATTGATATCTGctttgaagggaaaaaaaggtggCTGAAGTCCAAGACACATTCTGTATATGTCCTTTTTGAATAATATGCTGCTAGTGTAGCATGTGTGATGCCTCAGCCTCAAACCAAAGCTGTCACACATGTGTCAAATACATCAGCTTACTAAGAAATTCctctgggttaaaaaaaaaaacataaagacaaaGGCAAGACGTTGTCAGAGCCTTTAGAAGCAGATGGACTTTCCAATATCAGTGCTGTGCTGCCTTCTTTAATTCTGAGGAAAACTCAAGAGGTGCAAGAAAGGTTTCCACTCAAGACCCCACAAATAAGATTAGGAATTTTATAATACTTCGCTGCAGCTATGTAAGTCTATCTGTGTTGGGGGATAAatctgaagtttgtttttttaatctctctCTTCCTTGATGGGATTATTCTCCTCAGATGGACTGTTTTATCACACAAAATACATATTTGCTGAAGTCAAACTCAATTGGCTTCTTTTGATTTCAGCCAATAAGAGATATCAAACCTTGTACCATGTGcagtatttattaattaaatttaTTTCACATCTGGCAAAAGCTAACTGGACAATTTCTTCAAAGGGATTTTTATGGAGTTGAGTAATGTCCAGAATTTGACTTAAAGTAGctgaaggggggaaaaaagacggCAGTCTCATGCCTTTAGACCCCacaaaggttttttaaaaaatatgtctgCTTTGATTACTAAGAGACAACAGAAGCTCTTAGACTTGTCAAGACTTAATATTAAAAATCACTAGATGCCAGAATTTTGGAGGTTAGTTCTAAATACTAAGCGCTACACCAATTTAAATCTAGTTGTCACATTTACAACAGTATCTGCAGTTAATCAAGTTTCTTCCAACTCAGCCATGttagcaaatgtttttattttgatttctctAACTTGCCAAGCACCTTCGTAAATcctaaaagaattaaaaaccaAATGTGCAAACATCCTGCAATTGTAGGAATTATGATAAGACACCACGGAGTAACACAGCGCTGCGTTTCAACAGCTAAATATAGGTGCTTGTCACCGGTTTCAGAACTGGTCAATCTCTGCAAAACAGAGCTTAAATCAACAACGTTGACGAGTTGGCCATAAAACATCAAATTCAAAAAGACAGGCTGCCCGCGTACATCAAAGGTGCTTCCTTCACGCTCTGTTTGGTACCAGATAGAGGAATATAGGAACCTTGTGTGAGGCAACATTGGGTGCATAGACAGAcaaggccccgcccctttcctCAAGTTTGCATGCGTCATGCACAAAAAGTCTTAGGATCAGCAAATAATACATGAAACTATTTCCTAAAGTCTTATCTGTGATGTAAGTGAGTAGTCTCTAAAATGATGCACAATTGACCAATTCCACTGAACAAAAGTTTGGGGTTTTggagttttatttcaaaacataGAAGGTTTAATACTAAGATCAACTACCCAGGCTGTATAGTGTTAAGTTTTGTGCTAATTCATTTGATTTAAATCACtctagacaaaaacaaaataacaataaagagACGTCAACCCGGGctagaagttttattttgctgcTGCTTGAGGCCTTCATTTATTTGCGGAGCATCAGCTGAGAGCCTTCAGTGTGATGGCTAACTGGGCAAAGGGCTAAATGGATAACTGGACTGTGTGGGAGCTGACCTGAGAGAGGGGGCCTTGGTAATGTGTAACCTTTCATCGCCTTACTTCGGCTCAGAACCAAACATTGAATTTGAATTGGACTCCAGGGCGCAAAGTTCAGCCGTAAGgctccatttttaaaattgcttcaggtaaaatgtgatttaaagttaatttttgtTGAATTGATAAAGCTGGGGTTTGAAGTTGCATATTCTCCTCCGCCTGTGGATTCAGTGTCATGATGGGTCAAACTGCTGTCAGGGGGAACAATAGAttcacattttctgtctttctcatGGAAAACTgatctgaaaatgttttcttgatCAATTGTCGATtcaatgctttgttttgtttcattttaaagtccaactccaattATCTCTTGaattattgtaaaagcattcccagcagTCTTTAAATTTGGATTGTGCcgttttttgtcaaaatcaaaaaatataggacatagttactgcagagcggcagtagttcagtCGAAATTTGCGTCTTAGTAGCCGCACTTAGCGGACTTTTGGTGCAAAGTAAGCCTCCccttacttcccatcatccaactGTTTAAACagcactagcttacagcccctcacaaccccaaccaaacacttccggtgcaacaaaaatggtgagcaatactggagctatccagatgtacagttttaaaccaaatgccagctcagacgagaaaaacaaagacatacatggatctagtcattgGATcagagtagggctgcacgatatgcgatattagttaTCAacattgcgatgacgatataacttgcgatacatgaacaaatagcaaaacaaccaaaaacatgaattcCTTTTTACTGAAACaccttaatttaaataagactcaacataacttaaattatagtCCAAAAAACCTtggtctacataggaggcaaacatctaagataaaagggctccatccgattggtcgaGTGCATtactggatttatttgatttgttaaatgcttcaagccgccataagattgttttagcacatttaaggtaaccatttattgcaattttcatcGTCTTTTGGGATTTGCGTATTGCACAGcatgatattgcgataacgataaatttgcgatttattgtgcaggcctagatcagatgcatcagaatggagcggagcaaagAGCATGCGGCCTGCCCTGCCGACTGCAGCTTCTACGTcataactacaagctttttcaaatggcattttttcatctgctcctgattcacaacaatttgaaatacactgaaatgcatgaaaaaaaatgccatgagaacatgttgaaaacacaattttcatcacagtTGGTCTTTAAGGTattacagacaaaaacaaatgtacacAGGAAAGTGAAAACCAATGCTATGCAGTTAACCCCAGCCAGCATACATTTCAAATGCGTGAACCTTCAACATATATTAACATAAATGCTCAAGATATGTTCAGCGTCGGTGCCAGGGTGGGGTAAGTGATGACAAATGGCAGACAGGCTGGCTCCAACACGTTAATTGTTGTTGCAGGCTAAAGGCTGCATTGTTCATTTCACCATATGACAGGGCGGCAGGAGACATGATCATTAATATAAGACgatttccatccatctacctGAGTGAGAAGCCCGTCATTTCAAAGGCTGACGCTGGTAGACCCTTTCACAGTCTGTTTATAGGACTGATCTCAGCACATTAGCAGAGCTGTGGGGAATCACTGCCAGTCATTAATCAGGTCTACAAACATAGATGCACAAGGCAACTTTCATTGTCACCAAGTATGTGCCCCCAGAGTACAAGAACCTTCTTAAAAGCACTCGTCCATGACACTGCTGGAAACAGTGTGGTGATGAGGCAGACAAGTGGACAGGAATTAACAAAACATGGACACACAAAAGTGGATTACAAAACACTGCTGAGACAACGAAATAGCAgcctctgaaaaagaaaaaacagaaatggagCAACATGAACTCCAGGTTTTATCCCTTAAAGAAGGTAAGATTTTGGACTTATTTGCACCCCACTGTCTCACCATCAGCTTTTTAGAGAGACTGCAACCAGACCATATGAAAACTAGACTGAGTGAGGgagacgtcacccatagaaaataacTTACTTCCGGTTTCAGAGAAATTAAGTAAATTCAGTGGCAATGTTTTCATGATACAGATGTTGGAACCGGAAATCGTCATTAGGCAGTGATTGGTTCAAGTTAATCTGACTCAGTATTTCTAAGGTAACCACTCTCCCTTGTCAGGCAAAAGCCtgctggaaggccacaccccaaCCATTTAAAAGTAGGAATCAATAAACACCTAGAATACTTTAAGTGTGACCACATACTGTCACTGATCCATCTGGTTGCTTAGTTTATAACTGGAATAATTTGcaccacagaaaaaatatcGTACAAAAATTAGGATATGTTAGAAAAGTTAGCAGATATGGAGTCCCagactgttcataattaaataaataaatatgaccttgtgcCAATACAAAATCAACCAATatatctctcataaatatataaaaagatcatgaaattgtgaaaaacctgcaaacagattttaaattagccagtatattattaaatatatttcattttgctttaaaaacctgttcataatttgaaaacaccattttaaaatattaatttttaatccTATTGAATATGATTATAATTCTAtggcttttttcagaacctgagatttcaaaatcaatatttttatatatttatgagacatatattggttgattgtgtgattgcacaaggtcatatttatttatttaattataaacaGTTTGGGACTCCATAAGCAGAGGTTACTGCTAATGGTTATTCTGAAAACTATAATgattgagtaatagctgtttatttcttaatagaagtctatgggattttggctttttgggaccaACAGACACTTCCAGTTTGGAACGCAAGACGGAAGGGGTCACTCgatccagttttcatatacagtcaatgaaccAGACCAACAGCCCATGAAGCAATTTGTTTTGTAAGAACCTATTCCCTGAAAATCACTTTTCAATATTTTCTCCAAACATGTAGTGGTGTGAGGGTGCATGTGTCAGACAGAGGAAAAGAAGTATTGGactcatcttttgttttttacttcccATCTCTCTCACTTCATCTGACAGGctcatttaaaagtatttacaCATGCACGAAGCTCGACTCAGGCAGGTTGGCACATGGCCACTCTGTTTAAGTGCTTTTCATTGTGTCTGTGGTGTCAACATCTATTTCACACTTATCTACACCTTAAAGGGGGAAAAAGATGTTTCTGTGACCTTTAGCTGGTGTCAAATCTGGAGGGAAGCAGAGAGAACGAAGACAAAGAGAGAGTGGAGATTTCAGAGATCTGCAGAGGCATGCCTTACATAACCTTTAAATTTATCTAGAAGAGATGGACTGAAAATGTGCTCCTTCCTTCACACTAAAGTTACATTTACACTGCCCTCAGCAAAGcacattcaagcgaccacttccaatggaaAGTCAATGCAAATGCTTGTAAATACAAGTTCCGGGCTTCTGCGTTtgaaactcttgcgttcatgTTCACGTTGAAACACAAGTTTCAATGACTGTTTTTTGGCTCTACGACAAAACACGCCATTGAACGCataataaaagttaaaccacgttgaactttgaccaatcaagaaCTCGgttttggtagtgacatatggatagTGTCCATCTTCATTTAAGGAAGGGCCAACAAATTTGAAACTGTTCATCgaggaaaaattaataattgtgtccggctggaattatatggcaccaagtctttcatataacGGAATATgactatgaaagaaaaagtaagaataagagatttgcaccacttcaacactttgcaccaagtctcttccaactgtaggtggcagacctGT
This genomic window contains:
- the fto gene encoding alpha-ketoglutarate-dependent dioxygenase FTO codes for the protein MSPQMKAKQCKHNSRNMKRSGDSEGEKKTKRRRLLRELGDHKIPYLGPSSRGFQQLWDSSYSGLVFRRSCSLPTELHCRVQAALLTLRRKGCLLKDLVRVRERDVFTAVSRALFGEPGHTYRYLETRLFALPWHSEDSEVKGHNCCDPDLRAACKALWELNNFFCSDVSQLKEGDKLTQCVKAEAKLGEEIDTESKHSEDSKNSDGGDSESRQSEEGDTESKHSEEWDIESKHSDEGCSVSKQGDWEAELKPGSEEGESSKVKQSETSTAPVSEHREGKCPSWADEPISGKEMKRVEIEAQERPVAQLKHSLSDYHIQDVEDPVSGQGCSQLTPPQVCTGPAKFNVTLLNYMDPAKTSHLKEEPYYGMGKMAVGWHHDENLISNSPVAVYNYSYHNDKGESSEGGTGEKTCWRIGLKVAWDIHTPGLMVPLESGDCYYMRDNLNSTHQHCVLAGETARFSSTHRVAECSRGTLTYIQSRCQEALSNLQTDPETGSHSLLTVQPITLQNCEEIHNEVEFEWLRQYWFQGQRYTRFCSWWSGPMEQLEKDWRLMEKMTKLFLATVEEEGQEGEGRREMAETLLSALTDRHQQRQTWRDRCHSSLAQTLPPEEAPVDRPFWGVDDPSMPLPFDLADIINKVESLLWRM